The following are from one region of the Aequoribacter fuscus genome:
- a CDS encoding BatD family protein — translation MNKSIRLLWLMLLSLSVQFAQATESIEIKTIEDLISAGELEAQLVIEKKPPLYQKAPIEISVEVGTDRWFKRGTKVHDFIVAETLVRPTSSFAFNDSRRRDGDTWSFQSWSFYLYAQKTGRLQTPPLTVFISVDTEMHGVIEGEITLEAPELEIQAPPGSEALDYWVASTDFTVDESWEGELEEYQVGDAVTRIRRFTIDSAPAMSIPDSPEIKLDGLQVYQAPAKVNDKTVRGSIQGIREEKTVITFNTAGSFTIPDDQLFWLDLDTNSVETIELPGREFEVSGLSLGSQISLKPSFKENKWLFLYTGIGILALALSFFVIRKLIQLPSFISIRNRLDLAKQKRQLKAGYMRAASEQNTQQCLNLLYERMSDYSQWQLEMACAHDQELSRVSAALLAHAYGVGKAPEVNELKMLWKVTDVTKNNMDCEVSLQLNPESTRIPSVNN, via the coding sequence ATGAATAAATCCATTCGTTTGTTATGGCTCATGCTGCTTTCACTAAGTGTTCAATTTGCGCAGGCAACAGAATCAATAGAAATCAAAACCATTGAAGATCTTATCTCAGCAGGTGAGTTAGAGGCGCAGCTTGTTATTGAAAAAAAACCACCGCTGTATCAGAAAGCACCGATTGAAATCTCGGTCGAAGTCGGTACTGATCGTTGGTTTAAGCGTGGCACTAAGGTACATGATTTCATTGTGGCTGAAACTTTAGTGCGCCCAACCTCAAGTTTTGCTTTTAATGATTCAAGGCGACGAGATGGCGATACCTGGTCGTTTCAAAGTTGGAGTTTTTACCTCTATGCCCAAAAAACAGGCCGTCTGCAGACTCCCCCTCTAACGGTTTTTATTTCTGTCGATACTGAAATGCATGGTGTGATCGAAGGAGAAATTACGCTAGAGGCACCAGAGCTTGAAATACAAGCACCACCAGGATCAGAGGCTTTGGATTATTGGGTCGCATCGACGGATTTTACGGTGGATGAATCTTGGGAAGGCGAGCTTGAAGAGTATCAGGTCGGTGATGCCGTCACCCGTATTAGGCGCTTCACGATTGATTCAGCCCCAGCTATGTCGATACCAGACTCCCCTGAGATTAAGCTTGACGGGCTTCAGGTATACCAAGCACCGGCAAAGGTGAACGACAAAACGGTTAGAGGATCAATACAGGGTATTCGAGAAGAAAAGACAGTCATTACTTTTAACACCGCAGGTTCATTCACTATTCCAGATGATCAACTCTTTTGGCTCGATCTAGATACCAACTCAGTTGAAACAATAGAATTGCCGGGGCGTGAATTTGAAGTATCAGGTTTGAGTTTAGGTAGCCAAATTTCATTAAAGCCTTCGTTTAAAGAGAATAAATGGCTTTTTCTATACACAGGCATTGGGATACTTGCATTGGCCTTGAGCTTCTTTGTGATTCGAAAGCTAATTCAATTACCTAGTTTTATATCAATTAGAAACAGACTAGATCTAGCAAAGCAAAAGCGTCAGCTAAAAGCAGGCTATATGCGTGCCGCCTCTGAACAAAATACTCAGCAGTGCTTAAACCTATTATATGAGCGTATGTCTGATTATTCACAATGGCAATTAGAGATGGCCTGCGCGCATGATCAAGAATTGAGTAGGGTTTCAGCTGCTCTTCTAGCGCATGCTTATGGTGTTGGAAAAGCGCCAGAGGTGAATGAGCTTAAGATGCTATGGAAAGTGACTGATGTAACTAAAAATAATATGGATTGTGAGGTGTCACTTCAGTTAAATCCAGAGTCCACTCGAATCCCGTCGGTTAATAACTGA
- a CDS encoding tetratricopeptide repeat protein, with translation MNLWLTPDQQGRLWFELGDYQRAARTFENPRWQGFSLYAAEDFDEAANYFSRFKDAQSLLTRANALAHQREYIPARRAYQELAKHYPDHPALKVNLPIIEQLIKDNQRLSESQASERGELNPKTDEGPKSSEGSERQSMEVEQLSADELLQDPNLTDMWLRQIQRDPSEFLSTKFYLQLEQDEKEGKEAKEEGSQ, from the coding sequence GTGAATTTATGGCTAACCCCAGATCAACAAGGGCGGCTATGGTTCGAGTTGGGTGATTATCAACGTGCTGCTCGAACTTTTGAAAACCCTAGATGGCAGGGCTTTAGTTTATATGCCGCTGAAGACTTTGACGAAGCAGCTAATTATTTTTCACGCTTTAAAGATGCACAGTCTTTGTTAACTCGAGCCAATGCATTAGCTCATCAGCGCGAATACATACCTGCAAGGCGTGCTTACCAAGAATTGGCGAAACACTACCCAGACCACCCTGCGCTGAAAGTTAATCTGCCAATTATTGAGCAGCTGATTAAAGATAATCAGCGCTTGTCGGAAAGCCAAGCTAGTGAAAGAGGTGAGCTTAATCCAAAAACCGATGAGGGACCAAAATCTTCTGAAGGTAGTGAACGTCAAAGCATGGAGGTAGAGCAACTCAGTGCCGATGAGTTATTGCAAGACCCCAATCTAACCGATATGTGGCTTAGACAAATACAACGTGATCCTTCTGAATTTCTAAGTACTAAATTTTATCTTCAGCTTGAGCAAGACGAAAAAGAAGGAAAGGAAGCAAAAGAAGAGGGCTCGCAATGA
- a CDS encoding vWA domain-containing protein has protein sequence MLANFHFLRPEWFLLLIPFAAITYLQWRTGDYARQWQAVIAPHLLPKMIVRGSQRRLFSPLWVSALVIPLLVIALAGPSWSRGESPFAVDSAALVIAMDLSDSMSSEDLQPDRMQRARSKVLELAKARGDAYTALLAYAGSGHMVLPLSDDRNLLLHYLDALYVGMLPKEGKSPELNLPIVRKLLTKGKDQNSATLLIVTDGASQASIDAFKELGKASGMQVIVWGMGKTVDEMNKDAERGLENSALPLQEAELKKLASAAAGSYQRVSASDDDVKQILSRINRHYELSEDSSRPWIDSGYYFVGPIMLLFLLWFRQGWSLKW, from the coding sequence GTGCTTGCAAACTTTCACTTTCTAAGACCTGAATGGTTTTTATTATTGATCCCTTTTGCGGCAATCACTTATCTGCAATGGCGTACAGGTGATTATGCTCGTCAATGGCAGGCGGTTATTGCACCGCATCTGCTGCCAAAAATGATCGTGCGCGGTAGTCAGCGCCGCTTGTTCTCTCCTTTGTGGGTTTCGGCCTTGGTGATTCCCCTATTAGTTATCGCTCTGGCAGGCCCGAGTTGGTCACGGGGTGAGTCGCCCTTTGCCGTAGACTCTGCCGCGCTTGTGATTGCGATGGACTTAAGTGACTCCATGAGCAGTGAGGACCTTCAGCCTGATAGAATGCAAAGAGCAAGAAGTAAAGTCTTAGAGTTAGCTAAAGCTAGAGGGGATGCTTATACAGCCTTGCTTGCCTATGCAGGTTCTGGCCATATGGTATTACCGTTATCGGATGATAGAAATCTGCTACTGCATTATTTAGATGCTTTATACGTGGGTATGTTACCTAAAGAGGGCAAGTCACCTGAGTTGAACCTACCTATTGTTCGAAAATTGCTTACAAAAGGAAAAGATCAAAATTCAGCAACATTATTGATCGTTACTGATGGGGCCTCGCAAGCTTCCATCGATGCATTTAAGGAATTGGGTAAAGCATCAGGTATGCAAGTGATTGTTTGGGGTATGGGTAAAACCGTAGATGAAATGAATAAGGATGCGGAACGAGGGCTTGAAAATTCTGCTTTGCCACTTCAAGAAGCAGAATTGAAAAAACTGGCCAGTGCCGCTGCTGGCTCCTACCAGCGAGTAAGCGCTAGCGATGACGATGTTAAACAAATTCTTAGCCGTATTAATCGACATTATGAACTTAGTGAAGACAGTTCAAGACCATGGATAGATTCAGGCTATTACTTTGTTGGACCTATTATGTTGCTGTTCTTATTGTGGTTTAGACAGGGCTGGTCGCTGAAATGGTGA
- a CDS encoding DUF4381 domain-containing protein — protein sequence MNKVFDSTWGNPVLRSFIEPEFPEQISLWPQTPGWWLLLALIVVLIIRTVWRIRQRYLANRYRREALAELSEIKLRLKENSKEAVRDIAPLLKATAVAAAGREAMSNLQGLAYAQALSELAPDEECLPIEQLEYLAYAPLVEEELELIDLEAVIADVERWIIRHRVQDSHA from the coding sequence ATGAATAAAGTGTTTGATTCAACTTGGGGGAATCCGGTACTGCGTTCTTTTATTGAGCCAGAATTTCCTGAGCAGATTTCATTATGGCCTCAAACACCTGGCTGGTGGTTACTTTTAGCACTGATTGTAGTACTTATCATAAGAACGGTTTGGCGGATCAGACAGCGATATTTAGCCAATCGTTACCGCCGAGAAGCTTTGGCTGAGCTTTCTGAGATTAAATTACGATTGAAAGAAAATTCTAAAGAAGCGGTGAGAGATATTGCGCCCTTGCTTAAAGCCACCGCAGTCGCCGCGGCAGGTCGAGAGGCCATGTCTAACCTACAAGGCTTAGCTTATGCTCAGGCTTTGTCTGAGTTGGCACCTGATGAAGAGTGCTTGCCGATAGAACAGCTTGAATATCTTGCCTATGCACCTCTTGTTGAAGAAGAGCTAGAGCTCATAGATCTAGAGGCGGTAATAGCGGATGTTGAACGCTGGATCATACGACATAGGGTTCAGGATAGCCATGCTTGA
- a CDS encoding vWA domain-containing protein — translation MLEFSEAWAFVFLLAPLLIRWLAPAHRESSDSLQVPYFQRLVDLSGETPRSGASVRRRLVIQAVASLIGWCLLVLALARPVWVGEPIKIEKTARDLMLAVDISGSMEATDFVDATGKQTDRLSAAKQVLKQFVAGREGDRLGLIVFGSAAYLQAPFTDDRETWLALLDESIVNMAGPSTALGDAIGLSIAHFRESKTKNRVLIVLTDGNDTGSKVPPLDAAQVAKAEGVTIYTVAVGDPETVGEEALDLEVLDSIAQTTGGVSFNAADLKALQETYQRIDELEPASYDSLSYRPRTSLFHIPLMAFALLYVIAMPLFSLLGHRKRRLS, via the coding sequence ATGCTTGAGTTTAGCGAAGCTTGGGCTTTTGTTTTTCTTCTGGCGCCATTATTGATTCGTTGGTTAGCCCCAGCCCACAGAGAAAGCAGTGATTCGCTGCAAGTGCCATATTTTCAGCGCTTGGTTGATTTAAGCGGTGAAACCCCACGCTCAGGTGCCAGCGTTCGCAGGCGCCTGGTCATTCAGGCCGTAGCGAGTTTGATCGGTTGGTGCCTATTGGTATTGGCTCTAGCTCGCCCTGTTTGGGTTGGTGAGCCGATTAAAATTGAGAAAACCGCACGTGATTTAATGCTGGCTGTGGACATCTCAGGCTCGATGGAAGCTACCGACTTTGTTGATGCAACAGGCAAGCAAACAGATCGTTTAAGTGCAGCAAAACAAGTGCTTAAGCAATTTGTAGCAGGGCGCGAGGGTGATCGACTAGGCTTGATTGTGTTTGGTAGTGCAGCGTACCTGCAAGCTCCGTTTACCGATGATCGAGAGACTTGGCTGGCCTTACTCGATGAGAGCATTGTTAACATGGCAGGACCAAGCACCGCATTAGGTGATGCAATTGGTTTATCGATTGCACATTTTCGTGAGTCTAAAACCAAAAACAGAGTATTGATTGTACTGACTGATGGTAATGATACGGGCAGTAAAGTCCCTCCCTTAGATGCTGCACAAGTGGCTAAGGCAGAAGGTGTAACTATCTATACAGTGGCGGTGGGTGATCCTGAAACAGTTGGTGAAGAAGCCTTAGATTTAGAGGTTTTAGACTCTATCGCACAAACAACCGGTGGCGTTAGTTTTAATGCTGCTGATTTGAAAGCTTTGCAAGAAACTTATCAGCGCATTGATGAATTAGAGCCTGCGAGTTACGACAGCCTTTCTTACCGTCCGCGTACTTCTCTGTTTCATATACCGCTGATGGCGTTTGCCTTGTTGTACGTGATTGCCATGCCGTTGTTTTCACTCTTAGGTCACAGGAAGAGGAGGCTTAGCTAA